The window TGGGAAATATCGTGCTCTATGTTACCGTCTGCATATCTTTTAGGAATGGCTATTTGTTTACGAACTGTCTCGAATAAACTTACGCCTATAAAGAAATTCGTTTCGCAAGGGAAGCACTTAACCCTAGCACGGTCTGAAAGACGACTCCCTGTTCAATCTTCTAAATCGCACTTTTTAGAAGAGGTAAGTAGACTTGTTATCCGAGTATTAATTTTGAGAATGAAGGTCACATTTTTAACTTGTGTGCTTGTACTACATATGATGTCATTTGGTGATATTCCATCAATGGTAAGGACATAGTATCGGAATATAACCCTGTTTAcctcattgttcattttcagtttctCACTCCAGCTTGTGTGAACATCAATGATGACAGCACCTTAAAACAATCGGAGGGAAAATGTAATGGATTTAGTCAACAGTGTTCAGATTATGAGGACTGTCTGGAGGACAGGAATTGTGGTATAAGTGATCCCTTTGTACATGTTGGGATATACCGACTTGAAGATGATTTTATTAGAAATGAAAGGTGTTTAAATGTCGAAACATTTGTTTTAGACAGTACAGAGAGAGTACCTCTTGACACTGAGAAGCCTTTGTATTGTTTTGACCCCCTCTCGGTTTCTGTCAAGTCATATGTAGTAACTCCTGATGATATCTTGTGGAATGCTGAGCCTACTATGGAAATCATGAACAAGGAAGTTGTAAATAGTTCCCAGTGTATGGAGTTCACTTGTTTAACAAGTCAAGGACACGACCATGCATTGTTGTCAGAATATGGGAAAGAAAGTACTGTTTTGTCAGGTAACAAGGGGGAACTTGCCCAAGCTCCTAATGATGGTCATCCGAGACCTACCGAAGAACAGTTAAGGAGAGTGTTCACTGTCTTGGGCGAGACGGTAAGTTACAAtttttccctttaattttgatttttactaTTTCATTGTTGGTAGTTTTAAACATATAACAAATTTTGGTAGAAATTTagtaagacttacattacttttatagcattataaggatgtaatatgttggaaatcttaagtggaatacttgtggaggagcgatgtgttcactgtgacagttaagaacccacctgCCATCCCCCAGAAgttattttgcttttataacctaatagaagttatcacgcgccatagtccatcgcctaagtacgtaccagcatttccattgggtgagataCTATGGGATATGATGtcactcctagcaatgaagtaagtgaattccgttaccaacccgcacacaagaaatacacaaccagatcaatggttttgtcactaacctaccctaacccatccagaccaatggaggtgtcggatactagaggcctagggccgctttgcggcttctaacctgggggcttacgcccccagaccccctttgcttcatccagaccaatggtgtaacCAATCCAGACctatggctttgtcactaacctaccctaaccaatccagaccaatggaggtgtcacgcgggatactagaggcctagggccacttcgcggcttctaacctgggggcttgctcccccagatcccctttgtgtgatccagaccaatggctttgtcactgaccaatggtctaactaatccagaccaatggctttgtcactaacctactgtaatgagattcgtaaataaaagtagcgccgctgcactaggactagttccttatatgaacagttggcagctctgtacACCGCACAATCAAGTCCTTCGCGAGAagcgagcgagagagaaacaaatgacagtgcaattgcGCCTGGATGCGTGGCGCTGGAAAATGTAagctgttctgaacttttgccggcTGCTTCAATTTTGTTACTATTTCCCTCCACAGTCTGCAATTATTCTCTGTGTTAAGGTTTCATTATTGCGTTAATTTGATCTAGGCTAGGGTGACCATATCTTTTTCGGAGAAAACTGGTATATAATCAGCCGGGCTCAAATAAAACCCACATTTCGCAAATGTTGTCCAGGTTTCTAAACTTTTTAATTTGTAATGTTATGTTCCGTTAATACATTTTGTAAACCCGATGGTAGTCTGTTTACTATTAGTAAAAAGGATAAAAACAAATTTACTCTGATTTTTTCCTACAATATCTGTTTAATGAATGATATTTGATatacataataaaaaacaaatttattatgatttttcaaaatattatagCCATAGAATTTTTAATAAACTGAAATTAATATAAGCTTTAATTCTTACTGAGCGCTTGTAGATGGGGTTGATTGTCCATGGAGAAGAGGGTATTTTTCACTGCTTCCAGCCTTCTTGATCATGTCTTTGTTCTTTGATACGTAGTGGCAAATTTCTACTCAGTTGATTCTGTAGTTGTAGAGGATCTGTAGCATTGCTTCAAGAGAGTCCACCTCCATTCTGTTCCTGTTATCAGTCTGCTGGATATTCATACATACCCTACATACATCAttaccattatgcctttcagcattcagtctgaaagcctctgtgaatttactgaatgtcgccacaatcctctgttttgcaaccagtgctgtggcctcatttaacaCTTTGACTACCAGGAAGTAGCCAGGGCATTTAAACCTCCAACCCAACCATTTTTAAAGTCCCTGCCTGCCAGTCTTGCCTTCTGCACTGTGGAACGAAAATATTTACTACTCCTGTATTACACtttgaaataatgtgaaaattaGAACATACCTGGGGAAGAAATTCTAGTATGATTTTAcagtgtgatatctggtgtcacatgcTCCAGGGTGCAGAGGGATGCCACACTTCCTGCTGTACCACCTTGTGTCACatacttttttttcttcttaagACAAACTCTACATCTTCTTGTCGGGTAAGGGTCTGTTTTCAGTGGTGGAAACTTGAGCAGAACATGTTCATTCACTTTTTCATCCAGACGTGATGGGGGATCTTTAGCTGGTGCTCTTTGTGGGGGGGGCGGGCTGGTGAATGGAATGCGGTGGGATGGATGCTAGTGATGACGtgtcggagagagagagagagagagagagagagagagagagagagctggagAGGCTGTTCTGACTTGGGTCGGGGCTGAGAGTGGGATAGTGGCAGGGGGATTATGACCTGGAAGATAGTATCTGAAAACTGTCTGTATGAACTGTAGATAGGTAATTTTTGTCTGGGTATTCAAATTCTGGAAGAGACAGAAAGAATTGAAGAGGGTGCACTGTAGTAAATAGAAGAAAAACTTTTTCGGCCATTTTCAAGTTTTTCTCATGAAGGGATATAAAGCAAGGTATTGATCAGCTGTGTCTGTTCCATGTATGTGCTGTTTGTAATCTGCAATGGATACTGGCTTCATTGTTTTTCTGCCGAACTTTGAAGTCACTTCAACCATTTCAGCAGAATGCATGGATGAAATCATTGTGATTATTTTCTTGTCCATccaagaaacaagaagaatttcCCCATCACGTTTGAATGTCATTTCCCCACTTTTCTAGGATTTTTGTTGGTCTTTAAGGTCCTTTGGTACTCCCTGTTTTGCCGCCTCGTCCCGCAAATGGTAGTGTTCTGTTCACGTAGCGATTTTGCAAGAGCAACACTGTTGTAGTAATTATCCATGTAAACAGAATACCCAAGCCCTAAATATGGACTGAGAAGTTCGAGGACAGTACTATATAAGACCATTCCACTTGCGTCATAAATAAGCAATTTGCAAATATACCCAGTTTTTTATTCACACACCATCTTAACCATAATGCCATACTTAGTTATTTTAGATGAATTGTAAACTCGAAAATGTAACCGGCCTCTCCAAGCAAGCATGCCTTCATCTAAAGCGATCTTTCAGTCCGGACTGTAAACCACCGAAAACTGATCAGAAAGTTTTTCTGAAATTGGCCTGATTTTATAGAGCCTGTCTGAACTGTTTACATAGTTACTGCTGTTGctaaaatgtaaaaacatcatGGTGCTTTCGAATCTGTTCCTGGACATTGTCTTGGAAAATAGAGGCATTAAAAACATGGgatcttcggtccagtacatttttagatTCGGCTTCTGTATAATTCCGGTAACTAAcatcaataccaatataaatggtccgttattggacattataaattttccagctaactcattcctggttgccagcgtttcgccctcgtgtgctaggctgggctcatcagttggtacctagcacacctaccaaaacgcatagctagtgcataccgtggaggccactgcgtaggccaattgtagccaccggcagtgccaatgcactatgagacactctgtctcactactaaaaattgatgcctgcttggccatcagataatacagatgttggttcccatagggaatctgtaatatttgttccgaatgagtaaatttataataccaatataaatggtctgttattggacattataaattttccagctaactcattcctggttgccagcgtttcgccctcgtgtgctaggctgggctcatcagttggtacctagcacacctaccaagacgcatggctagtgcataccgtggaggccactgcgtaggccaattgtagccaccggcagtgccaatgcactatgagacagtctatctcactactaaaaattgatgcctgcttggccatcatgagcccagcctagcacacgagggcgaaacgctggcaaccaggaatgagttagctggaaaatttataatgtccaataacggaccatttatattggtattataaatttactcattcggaacaaatattacagattcgctatgggaaccaacatctgtattatctgatggccaagcaggcatcaatttttagtagtgagacagagtgtctcatagtgcattggcactgccggtggctacaattggcctacgcagtggcctccacggtatgcactagccatgcgtcttggtaggtgtgctaggtaccaactgatgagcctagcctagcacatgagggcgaaacgctggcaaccaggaatgagttagctggaaaatttataatgtccaataacggaccatttatattggtattataaatttactcattcggaacaaatattacagattccctatgggaaccaacatctgtaTTATTAACTAACATCAAACCGATAAACTGTTTCATTTCGATCATTGATATAGGTTTTTCAAGTTTGATAGATTGAATATTTAGTGAATGGACGCGGTGCACTACTGATAATCTGCTGTGCATGTAAGTTAGTCTGCTCACAAATATACACAAAAAACTGTCActgataaatatatttacaaaagacaTATCTTCAATGTTTGGTATCTctacatttaggcctacatttccTAAACACTCAGGTAACGGGGGAGAATAGCTCGGAGAGATGTCAGATAGAGGAACACTATCTGGTATTTCAACATTGTCGCTCACTGTTGTTTCGTCCTCATCACTTTCACTATCTAAATCTgggatgagttcatcaccagaatcatcattaTAAATCATTTAAACAGCCTCTTCAACAGATATAAACTTACTGCTCGCCATACTGTGTCTTGCTAGTGGCATTAACACGACAACACTTGGAGGCAAGAGCGCAGGCTTGGAATGTGCCGGGAAAGAACATTTTTTTGCTGGGTGATTCTTGGCGGGAATTAATGTTTTGACATATGTTAACGAAGGTCAAAACATTCATCTAACTACCATCTATGAAAGAATGAAGGAACTACGATCTGTAGCGTGGTTTTTAACTTAAAATTTTCGCATCAGTTCTTATCCGCGGATACGGGAAAATACATTGGCAAAATGTTACCCGCCTTAAGGCGCCTATGGGAGTCAGTGTGTTAATTCTAtacatacctcttatctttagatcgttagaaactgagtcgaaccatcgttgtcttggtctccctctacttatctttccctccataagagtctattattctcctagataatgtATCCTCCTCCAGTCGCATCACATGAcccccaccgaagccggtttatgcgtacacttTCATCCATCGAATTTATTTCTAACTTAACATTTATTTCCTCATACCCGAGTATCCTCCTGTACCtgtacctgtttg is drawn from Anabrus simplex isolate iqAnaSimp1 chromosome 1, ASM4041472v1, whole genome shotgun sequence and contains these coding sequences:
- the LOC136858506 gene encoding uncharacterized protein is translated as MLPSAYLLGMAICLRTVSNKLTPIKKFVSQGKHLTLARSERRLPVQSSKSHFLEEFLTPACVNINDDSTLKQSEGKCNGFSQQCSDYEDCLEDRNCGISDPFVHVGIYRLEDDFIRNERCLNVETFVLDSTERVPLDTEKPLYCFDPLSVSVKSYVVTPDDILWNAEPTMEIMNKEVVNSSQCMEFTCLTSQGHDHALLSEYGKESTVLSGNKGELAQAPNDGHPRPTEEQLRRVFTVLGETLPNLFVKPLNYSIYHPDIIFEDNIRGQRTVGLMHYVKQVALLRTVGHLKFAYVKFEILKITMHPEDGTVRIRWRIRGLSAMKVMLTFWKYKLWKLKEIFEAQEAWYDGFSTFYVGGDGLIYKHVADKMMPDNDRVPNVKNPPLVAKLALLVAAASRQGLTELDSILTFLNSSFKLRCISSIKLPVSKIE